A single window of Bremerella cremea DNA harbors:
- a CDS encoding HlyD family efflux transporter periplasmic adaptor subunit: MSTEPSSVNPETLESTKKQIRGLIQEIAQLSKRDVPPEEYFKDVLPKVVSALAAVGGAAWVYDDQRRPQLVYQINLSRGLIDPQSDEGIRHLRLIQNMFQGADAQLLAPQSGGAEENSAGNPTNQLLVVAPIQVEDKVEGVIEIFQRPNSAPNSQRGYLKFLEQMCGLATEWFKTRKLRDFSDRQSLWSKIEQFSRAVHENLDLRQTAYTIANEGRRLIGCDRVSVVLRRGKWKVEAVSGQDVFDTRSTQVQLLGKLASRVIETGEPFWFSGVTEDLSPQLETAVHDYVDESHTKTIAIIPLRRPEHATDNQKREEEEQERQYQGEILGALVVEQIEDSSQQEEFSKGVELISEHSSRALANAIDYNSIPLTPVWRLLGKSKVLVSARNLPKTVLVSIAAVAIIAALFLIPAPFKVSGMATLTPVMQREVFVHEEGEVTKVLVNHGDHVQQGQVVVELRNTELQRQYKQLTGDYDKARVSMENLEFRRRRPDTVRNPSELAQITIELGQARQRYNHLQQQVALVEEKLAKLEVASPIDGEVVSWDVHDNLMQRYVTPGQVLMTVVDPAGDWILEIKMPEKRIQHIQNALENNPGADALKVTYIMASDPGRQLEGTVTDIQRLAQPDADEGQVVKLKVAINKQDIENLRAGATATAKVHCGTAPLGYTWFHELFEFVQSRILF, from the coding sequence ATGTCCACCGAGCCCTCATCAGTGAATCCCGAGACCCTGGAAAGCACCAAGAAGCAGATTCGCGGGCTGATTCAAGAAATTGCCCAGCTTTCCAAACGGGATGTTCCTCCGGAAGAATACTTTAAGGATGTCCTCCCCAAGGTCGTTTCCGCCTTGGCGGCCGTCGGCGGTGCGGCGTGGGTATACGACGATCAACGTCGCCCTCAGCTCGTTTACCAAATTAATCTTAGCCGTGGCCTGATCGACCCTCAGAGTGACGAAGGCATTCGCCACTTGCGATTGATTCAAAATATGTTCCAAGGGGCCGACGCTCAACTTTTGGCGCCGCAATCGGGAGGAGCTGAAGAGAACTCGGCTGGCAATCCCACCAACCAGCTGCTGGTGGTTGCTCCGATTCAGGTCGAAGATAAGGTCGAAGGGGTCATCGAGATCTTCCAGCGACCGAACTCGGCCCCCAATAGCCAACGTGGCTATTTGAAGTTCCTCGAACAAATGTGCGGGTTGGCAACCGAATGGTTTAAAACCCGGAAGCTACGAGATTTCTCCGATCGACAGTCTCTGTGGTCGAAGATCGAACAGTTCTCGCGGGCTGTCCACGAAAACCTCGATCTACGTCAAACCGCATATACCATCGCCAACGAAGGCCGCCGTTTAATTGGCTGCGACCGAGTCTCGGTTGTCTTGCGTCGCGGTAAGTGGAAAGTGGAAGCGGTGAGTGGCCAGGATGTCTTCGACACCCGCTCGACTCAGGTTCAACTCTTGGGCAAGCTGGCTTCGCGGGTGATCGAAACCGGCGAGCCGTTCTGGTTTAGCGGAGTTACCGAAGACCTCTCGCCTCAATTGGAAACGGCAGTCCACGATTATGTAGACGAGTCGCACACCAAGACCATCGCGATCATTCCGCTACGTCGTCCAGAGCATGCCACCGACAATCAAAAGCGGGAAGAAGAAGAGCAGGAACGCCAATACCAAGGAGAAATCCTCGGAGCGTTGGTCGTCGAACAGATTGAAGACAGTTCTCAACAGGAAGAATTCTCGAAAGGGGTCGAGCTGATCTCGGAACACAGTAGCCGAGCCCTCGCCAACGCAATCGACTACAACTCGATTCCCCTGACACCAGTCTGGCGGCTGTTGGGTAAGTCGAAGGTCTTGGTATCGGCTCGCAATCTGCCCAAGACCGTGTTGGTCTCGATTGCCGCAGTCGCGATCATTGCCGCTTTGTTCCTCATTCCAGCCCCCTTCAAAGTTTCGGGCATGGCCACTCTAACCCCGGTGATGCAGCGGGAAGTGTTTGTGCATGAAGAAGGGGAAGTGACCAAAGTGCTGGTCAATCACGGCGACCATGTCCAGCAAGGACAAGTCGTGGTGGAACTCCGAAATACCGAGCTGCAGCGTCAGTACAAACAGCTAACCGGCGATTACGACAAAGCTCGCGTTAGCATGGAGAACTTGGAATTCCGTCGACGTCGACCCGACACGGTGCGAAACCCTTCGGAACTCGCCCAGATCACAATCGAGCTCGGCCAGGCACGTCAGCGTTATAACCACTTACAACAGCAAGTTGCCTTGGTGGAAGAGAAACTGGCCAAGCTGGAAGTTGCTAGTCCCATCGATGGCGAAGTCGTTTCGTGGGACGTACACGACAACTTAATGCAGCGTTACGTCACTCCTGGCCAAGTGTTGATGACGGTGGTCGATCCAGCGGGTGATTGGATCTTAGAGATCAAAATGCCGGAGAAACGAATCCAGCATATTCAAAACGCCTTGGAAAATAACCCTGGTGCGGATGCCTTGAAAGTGACCTACATCATGGCCAGCGATCCTGGTCGCCAGTTGGAAGGAACCGTAACCGACATTCAGCGTTTGGCTCAGCCGGATGCTGATGAGGGGCAGGTCGTTAAGTTGAAGGTCGCTATCAACAAACAAGACATCGAGAACCT